The following are encoded together in the Cicer arietinum cultivar CDC Frontier isolate Library 1 chromosome 2, Cicar.CDCFrontier_v2.0, whole genome shotgun sequence genome:
- the LOC101514089 gene encoding uncharacterized protein: MSKKKNLMSLWHHINHPYHLGSSLSRKDWSVKLDDALRAYRTTYKTPIGMTPYKLTYGKSCHLLVELEHKTYWAIKIHNFDLKVAGEKRKIQLGELDELRLDAYENAKLYKERTKKWHDKHITRRELKGDFVKLKQEKCIKQKKAAKITVCQKWPL, encoded by the exons ATGagcaaaaagaaaaatcttATGTCCCTTTGGCACCATATAAACCACCCATACCATTTAGGTTCCTCTTTGTCAAGGAAGGACTGGTCCGTGAAGCTAGATGATGCGCTTCGGGCCTATCGTACAACATACAAGACTCCCATTGGTATGACTCCTTACAAGTTGACCTATGGAAAGTCTTGTCACCTCCTAGTTGAGCTCGAACATAAAACATATTGGGCAATAAAGATCCATAACTTTGATTTGAAGGTTGCTGGTGAAAAAAGGAAGATTCAACTCGGTGAGCTTGATGAGTTGAGGTTGGATGCTTATGAGAATGCTAAACTCTACAAGGAAAGAACCAAGAAGTGGCATGATAAGCACATAACGAGAAGAGAATTGAAAGGTGACTTC GTTAAGCTAAAACAAGAAAAATGCATAAAACAAAAGAAGGCAGCAAAGATTACTGTCTGCCAGAAATGGCCATTATGA